In Fusarium oxysporum f. sp. lycopersici 4287 chromosome 4, whole genome shotgun sequence, a genomic segment contains:
- a CDS encoding ATP-dependent RNA helicase FAL1, which produces MAESAGGIDRKADERMEFSTSKEVTVHPTFESMSLKENLLRGIYAYGYESPSAVQSRAIVQVCKGRDTIAQAQSGTGKTATFSISMLQVIDTAVRETQALVLSPTRELATQIQSVVMALGDYMNVQCHACIGGTNVGEDIRKLDYGQHIVSGTPGRVADMIRRRHLRTRHIKMLVLDEADELLNKGFREQIYDVYRYLPPATQVVVVSATLPYDVLDMTTKFMTDPVRILVKRDELTLEGLKQYFIAVEKEDWKFDTLCDLYDTLTITQAVIFCNTRRKVDWLTDKMREANFTVSSMHGDMPQKERDSIMQDFRQGNSRVLISTDVWARGIDVQQVSLVINYDLPSNRENYIHRIGRSGRFGRKGVAINFVTTEDVRILRDIELYYSTQIDEMPMNVADLIA; this is translated from the exons ATGGCTGAAAGCGCTGGAGGAATTGACCGAAAGGCCGATGAGAGGATGGAATTTTCCACCTCCAAGGAGGTTACGGTCCATCCTACTTTCGAATCGATGTCGCTGAAGG AGAACTTGCTTCGTGGAATTTACGCTTACGGATACGAGTCGCCTTCTGCTGTTCAGTCTCGAGCTATCGTTCAGGTCTGCAAGGGTCGCGACACCATTGCTCAGGCGCAGTCTGGTACCGGAAAGACAGCTACCTTTTCCATCAGTATGCTGCAGGTCATCGATACCGCGGTGCGAGAGACACAAGCTCTTGTTCTGTCACCGACACGAGAATTGGCTACTCAGATTCAATCCGTTGTCATGGCTCTGGGCGACTACATGAACGTGCAATGTCACGCTTGTATTGGAGGCACAAACGTTGGAGAGGATATCCGCAAGCTCGACTACGGTCAACACATCGTCTCAGGCACTCCAGGCCGTGTGGCCGATATGATTCGACGACGACACCTGCGCACCAGACACATCAAGATGCTGGTCCTCGATGAGGCCGATGAGCTTCTTAACAAGGGATTCCGCGAGCAGATCTATGATGTGTACCGATACCTCCCCCCGGCCACTCAAGTCGTGGTCGTCAGTGCCACCCTCCCATACGACGTTCTCGACATGACGACCAAATTCATGACCGATCCCGTTCGCATTCTCGTTAAGCGTGACGAACTGACCCTCGAAGGTCTCAAGCAGTACTTCATCGCcgtcgagaaggaggacTGGAAATTCGACACCCTATGCGATCTCTACGACACCCTTACCATCACGCAAGCCGTCATCTTCTGCAACACCCGACGCAAGGTCGACTGGCTTACCGACAAGATGCGCGAGGCGAACTTTACAGTCAGCAGTATGCACGGCGACATGCCTCAGAAGGAGCGAGACAGCATCATGCAGGATTTCCGACAGGGCAACAGCCGTGTTCTCATCTCGACTGATGTGTGGGCTCGTGGTATCGACGTTCAGCAGGTCAGTTTAGTTATCAACTACGACCTTCCTAGTAACCGTGAGAACTACATCCACCGCATTGGTCGAAGTGGTCGGTTTGGTCGCAAGGGTGTTGCTATCAACTTTGTTACTACTGAAGATGTGCGCATCCTGAGAGACATTGAGT TGTACTACTCTACCCAGATCGATGAGATGCCCATGAACGTTGCCGACCTTATTGCATAA
- a CDS encoding hypothetical protein (At least one base has a quality score < 10) encodes MEKATQMNQAERDALDLAALGHEQALTRKFSTLSMLSLAFCILGTWAVCAQSLATGIQNGGPVTCLWGLVLVTLCNVCIAMSLGEMCSSMPSALGQALWVGKLWKTSWGRFASYLTAFISVVGWWCLSASQIAFMAEFVLSMKLMFDPEWTGMNNGWVMFLVYTGINILFTFVNYVGCRSEKFLPWFNNFVAVGFVGLFIAFCLALPILVGTNSTLEYQSPKFVFGTWINETGWADGVVWFLGLVQSAYALTAYDSVLHMVEEIPAPRRNAPRTMVLAIVMGAISGFIFLVPACLHSRPCYDIGCTLWISFHRGCSECGWPQRRCGVDQNFSPLTGLVSPCVDPDFSFKTDMEFCS; translated from the coding sequence ATGGAGAAAGCAACACAAATGAACCAGGCCGAACGCGATGCTCTCGACCTCGCAGCCCTCGGGCACGAGCAGGCCCTCACCCGCAAATTCAGCACCCTGAGCATGCTATCCCTCGCCTTCTGCATTCTCGGCACATGGGCCGTCTGCGCACAATCCCTCGCAACAGGTATCCAGAACGGCGGGCCTGTAACTTGTCTCTGGGGCCTTGTCCTCGTCACACTCTGCAATGTGTGTATCGCCATGTCCCTGGGCGAAATGTGCTCTAGCATGCCGTCTGCGCTGGGCCAGGCGCTCTGGGTTGGCAAGCTTTGGAAGACTTCGTGGGGAAGGTTCGCGAGTTATCTAACGGCGTTTATAAGTGTTGTTGGGTGGTGGTGTCTTTCTGCTTCGCAGATTGCATTCATGGCGGAGTTTGTGCTGTCGATGAAACTCATGTTTGACCCGGAGTGGACGGGGATGAATAATGGATGGGTTATGTTTCTGGTCTACACTGGGATCAACATCTTGTTTACGTTTGTAAACTACGTCGGCTGCCGTTCGGAAAAATTCCTCCCCTGGTTCAACAACTTTGTCGCCGTTGGCTTCGTCGGtctcttcatcgccttctGTCTCGCCCTTCCTATTCTCGTTGGAACGAACTCAACTCTTGAGTATCAATCTCCGAAATTCGTCTTTGGAACTTGGATCAATGAAACGGGTTGGGCTGATGGCGTGGTTTGgttccttggccttgttcagTCTGCGTATGCGTTGACTGCATACGATTCTGTTCTTCATATGGTTGAAGAAATCCCCGCGCCTCGACGAAACGCCCCGAGAACAATGGTTTTGGCTATTGTTATGGGCGCAATTTCaggcttcatcttcttggtgcCTGCCTGTTTGCATTCAAGACCTTGCTACGACATTGGATGCACCCTCTGGATTTCCTTTCATCGAGGTTGTTCAGAATGTGGTTGGCCTCAAAGGAGGTGCGGTGTTGATCAAAACTTCTCACCTTTAACGGGTTTGGTCAGTCCGTGTGTCGATCCTgacttcagcttcaagacTGACATGGAGTTTTGCTCGTGA
- a CDS encoding hypothetical protein (At least one base has a quality score < 10), with the protein MGLFSRKDKTPKGDQAINTSQSNVSVNSHSSSLRSPAPGANRNPLNRTSATSTSPGGPMSPVKLPKIDLPRPPDPQLDPAGYLRSLLKHFDVDMGKFPDVVTFVTGIIKRDYDAPFLSIPGHGRYQHFAVGGRDRIAQLLSTWPTNVDNTERCRRLIDLFLVSVLLDAGAGTSWQYKSNENGRVYRRSEGIAVASLEMFKTGLFSGNPNNKFQVDKDGLKNLTVEKLAAGLQSKPGNEMAGIQGRTDLLIRLGEALAAKDDFWGFEGRPGCLIDHLLGHPSTQASSMLIVPLPVLWNVLMTGLAPIWPANRTAINGVSLGDAWPCQAMPQPGASPKVSAFPNSSNAAAWESILPFHKLTQWLTYSLMQPMQQLLKMHFAGTELLTGLPEYRNGGLFVDMGVLNLRKDDLERGLQNYNEWVQRTGAKGVEVAPMFEPSDDVIVEWRGVTVGFLDMLCVEVNKALKPELGGNELTLAQLLEAGSWRGGREIAEINRPNTKEPPILIESDGTVF; encoded by the exons ATGGGCCTGTTTTCTCGTAAAGACAAGACGCCAAAAGGCGACCAGGCCATCAACACCTCCCAGTCCAATGTGAGCGTAAACTCGCATTCTTCGAGCTTGAGATCTCCTGCTCCTGGCGCCAACCGCAACCCCCTCAATCGAACTTCAGCTACTAGCACATCCCCCGGTGGCCCAATGTCTCCAGTCAAACTCCCAAAGATCGATCTCCCTCGACCTCCGGACCCTCAGCTCGACCCTGCTGGTTACTTGCGAAGTCTT TTGAAGCATTTTGATGTGGACATGGGCAAGTTTCCCGATGTGGTTACTTTTGTTACAGGAATTATCAAG CGAGACTATGATGCCCCCTTCCTCAGCATTCCCGGCCATGGTAGATACCAGCACTTTGCTGTCGGAGGTCGAGATCGCATTGCCCAGCTTCTTTCCACCTGGCCCACCAACGTGGATAACACAGAGCGATGCCGACGTTTGATCGACCTTTTCCTAGTCAGCGTGCTTCTAGATGCGGGCGCTGGCACTTCCTGGCAATACAAGAGTAATGAAAATGGCCGCGTGTACAGAAGATCAGAGGGAATCGCAGTTGCCAGCTTGGAGATGTTCAAGACT GGATTGTTTTCTGGAAACCCCAACAACAAATTCCAGGTCGACAAGGATGGTCTCAAGAATCTCACTGTCGAGAAGCTCGCTGCTGGTCTTCAATCAAAACCTGGCAATGAAATGGCTGGTATTCAGGGTCGCACCGATCTTCTGATCCGCCTTGGAGAAGCTTTAGCCGCTAAGGACGATTTCTGGGGCTTTGAGGGTCGCCCTGGATGCTTAATCG ACCATCTCCTCGGCCACCCCTCAACACAAGCTTCGTCTATGCTTATCGTTCCCCTGCCCGTCCTGTGGAACGTCCTAATGACTGGTCTCGCTCCTATCTGGCCCGCAAACCGAACCGCGATCAACGGTGTCTCCCTTGGTGACGCTTGGCCCTGCCAGGCTATGCCTCAACCTGGCGCATCTCCCAAGGTTTCCGCTTTCCCCAACAGCTCAAACGCCGCTGCTTGGGAGTCTATTCTTCCTTTCCACAAACTCACCCAATGGCTCACCTATTCGCTCATGCAACCGATGCAACAACTCCTCAAGATGCACTTTGCCGGAACAGAATTGCTCACCGGTCTGCCCGAGTACCGAAACGGTGGTCTTTTCGTCGATATGGGtgtcttgaacttgaggaaGGATGATTTGGAGAGGGGTCTTCAGAACTACAATGAGTGGGTGCAACGGACAGGCGCAAAGGGCGTCGAGGTAGCACCCATGTTTGAGCCCAGTGACGATGTCATCGTTGAGTGGAGAGGTGTCACAGTCGGTTTCCTCGATATGCTGTGCGTTGAGGTTAACAAGGCACTGAAGCCAGAGCTGGGTGGAAATGAATTGACTTTGGCGCAGTTGCTAGAGGCTGGTAGCTGGAGG GGCGGCCGCGAGATTGCCGAGATCAACAGACCTAATACCAAGGAGCCCCCGATCCTTATCGAGAGCGACGGCACCGTATTCTAA
- a CDS encoding preprotein translocase subunit YidC — PLTAGTRVGVRNISAPIVLGGIASSRQLSLWGYNIYGKKKTEEPAVEAVTTPEAPTPPETIDPTPINEAPTPAADKFADVTQSAEPSSVLPSEFDLESIADLANPSILTMPENIGFLKEIGLDYGWGPTSVMQWVLEHVHVYTGLGWGGSIVATALLLRVIMIYPQLRSVKFSAATAKMKADPRAKESLELMKKGYQTGDREMVQKGQFIGNMVRKEYGTEVKNMFWAFVQIPFSFGLFRVINGMIHIPVPSMENAGWAWFTDLTAADPFYALPVAGTVLLVGTLKLNSKYTPPEQKAMMKNMVYVMSAVTLFATSFLGAGVNLMMVSTGAATFITAAILNNESVRRALDLPIPKIEEPVYKPPRVTQAKGIEGLRERLTDNLDNMKKSVSDQVGNMTNQYSGTAEERAEKARKEQIQKLENMRRKLERDEFEKKYKR; from the exons CCTCTTACGGCTGGGACAAGAGTTGGTGTCAGGAACATTTCTGCGCCCATTGTTCTTGGAGGCATTGCTTCGTCAAGGCAACTCTCGCTCTGGGGTTATAACATCtatgggaagaagaagacagaaGAGCCAGCTGTTGAAGCCGTCACAACGCCAGAAGCTCCCACTCCTCCCGAGACTATCGATCCTACACCCATCAACGAAGCTCCTACTCCTGCCGCCGATAAGTTCGCAGATGTGACACAGTCTGCTGAACCATCTTCCGTTCTGCCCTCCGAATTCGACCTCGAAAGCATTGCCGACCTCGCCAACCCCAGCATTCTCACCATGCCCGAGAACATTGGTTTCCTGAAGGAGATTGGCCTCGACTATGGCTGGGGTCCTACGTCAGTTATGCAATGGGTTCTTGAACACGTCCATGTGTATACCGGTCTTGGATGGGGTGGCTCCATTGTCGCAACTGCGCTCTTATTACGTGTCATCATGATCTATCCTCAACTTCGTAGTGTCAAGTTCAGTGCTGCTACGGCTAAGATGAAGGCGGATCCTCGAGCCAAGGAAAGTCTGGAGCTTATGAAGAAGGGTTATCAGACAGGTGATCGGGAGATGGTTCAAAAAGGACAGTTTATTGGTAACATGGTCCGAAAGGAATACGGCACCGAGGTCAAGAACATGTTCTGGGCTTTTGTACAGATTCCCTTCAGTTTTGGTCTCTTCCGAGTCATCAACGGCATGATTCACATCCCAGTTCCATCTATGGAGAACGCTGGCTGGGCCTGGTTCACCGACCTTACGGCTGCCGATCCCTTTTACGCCCTCCCCGTTGCTGGTACCGTTCTCCTGGTCGGCACCTTGAAG CTCAATTCTAAATACACACCCCCTGAGCAAaaggccatgatgaagaacatggTCTACGTCATGAGTGCAGTGACTCTATTCGCTACGAGCTTCCTCGGCGCTGGTGTCAACCTCATGATGGTTTCCACTGGAGCTGCCACCTTCATCACTGCCGCCATTCTCAACAACGAGTCCGTCCGTCGCGCTCTCGATCTTCCCATCCCCAAGATCGAGGAGCCCGTCTACAAGCCTCCCCGTGTCACTCAGGCCAAGGGTATCGAGGGTCTTCGTGAGCGTCTCACCGACAACCTTGACaacatgaagaagagcgTCTCCGACCAAGTCGGCAACATGACGAATCAGTACAGCGGTACTGCTGAGGAGCGAGCTGAGAAGGCGAGAAAGGAGCAGATTCAGAAGCTCGAGAACATGCGACGAAAGTTGGAGCgtgatgagtttgagaagaagtacAAGCGATGA